The genomic region AAATCAATGGCAGATCTCCTAGTTGGTTGAAAAGTGGCGAATCAAAAATATTATTTACAACTCGTCAAGCAAGTAAGATGTTGTATAAAGCATCTTGTGATGTAATTTTGTCACCaaattttgattaattaaactaatttgtttcttttttaGAACCTAGTCCTCCAATCAATGTACAAGTTGACACAATTTTAGCTTATTCGGTTGTGATCAAGTGGCAGCGTCCTTTAGTACCCAATGGCCCAATTTCATACTATACAGTTTGTTACAAGATTAATATGGTTagtagcaaacaaacttgcagaAGAACTACCACTACTGAAAGTTGGCTCACCAACCTCAAACCTTTCTCTCATTACCTTATAATTGTGAAGGCTGTCAATGTTGAAAAACCCAATATACTGGAAAGCAAGTGGAGCACGCAAATACAATTCCGAACTTTGTCATCTAGTAAGTGAGTCAGCAAATTGTATTGAATACACGCAAACAAcatttgtttctatttgtACATGAAGTTCCAAGCCAGCCACGACAATTGACAgtcactgacaaacaaatacaatcagtTCGTCTTAAGTGGCAAAAACCGTCTAATCCTAATGGAAGGATAGCAAAATATGAGATTATTGTAGTGCAGGGAGGAGGTATTGATGCTAGTAACTATGATAGCAAGATGGTGGTTGTTAACAAGACTGTCAGTGGGAGCATCTCAGCTTACACAGTAACTGGATTGACAGAGTTAACACGTTACAGTGTGTGGATTGTTGCAGTCAATATTCGACGAActgacaaagcaaaattgacaaGTCGTCCAAGTCAAGTGATAACGTTTGATACTAAAGGTGGAGGTTAGTGTAAAGAACATAATGTGTTTTTTATTTTGcttttatttgtattttgtgtgaCAGTAAATACTGCTCCTCAAAAAATTATGTCTTCCCAAGTGACTAGTACTTCAGCGCTAATCACTTGGCAGCAACCACTGTTTTCAACACCAAGATCAGTTACTGGTTACTATATCAGATATTTTAAATCAACAAGACCTGATCGCAACAGATACTCGCAAAATACAACGGAAAAAAGATTCCATCTTAGTGCTTTGGACATTTATACAAACTACACAATAGACATAGCAGCTTATGTGCGTCCTCTGTTGTCTCCTTATTATGCATCATATCATTTTACAACTAAACAAGCTGGTGAGTGAGTTGACCAATTTTAATGTGCcgtcattaatattaattaatttatattttagcACCAAGTCCTCCACAGAGAGTAAAAACGAATGACATTGAATCTAGTAGTGTATCAATATCTTGGGCGCCGCCACTTCATGCCAATGGTGTGTTGAAGAAATACAGAATATATATTCAGTCTGATCACACTAGCCGACCCAATAATCTTAATAATGGCAATAAAACAGTTTCACGGTCACAGAGAGTTTTAACGATTGGCAAATTGATTCCTTTCACTACCTACTATGTTTGGGTTACTGCCATCAATGTGGAGGATGGGCAAGAATTAGAAAGCAAATTTCAACGTCCCGCTGTTTTCAAAACCAATGCAGAAGGTATACAGAATATGAACAATCTGATCGTGAGGACTGCACTGTTTAGAGtcttaaattattttattgtttagcaTCATCACCTACAAGGAAAGTTCGGTGCTTGAACATCACTTCCCATTCAGTCGTTGTCTCATGGAGAAAGCCTGCCAAAGTTCGCGGAACTATTGTTCAATACAACGTGTCTTTAGTTTCCTTTCCAAAGCAAGAGATTGTCAAAACATACCTAGCAGAAGAACATGAAAATTATTTTCTCTTTGTTGACAATCTTATGCCCTATACTCAATATACTGTTAAAGTTCAGGCTGGAACTCGTACtgcatgttgttcaactttacTGTGGAGTGATTCCAACACAAACGAATCAACAGTCACGTTTACAACACAAAAAACTGGTTAGACATACTCAGTAGTCATCAATACTTGAAACTTGTTTACAAGATACATTTCTGTATTTTTTTATAGCTCCTTCACGCCCTGCAAGAccaaatgttacaaatgttCTTTCTCGTTCTTGTCTGATTAAGTGGAAACTTCCTGATGCTCCAAATGGTGACATTCACTTCTACCTATTGTCTCTTTATAAGAAAGCTGACAATATTGATCCATCGATATCACATAACACATCAAACATAGATACGTTTAGACATCCTGCAAAGAACAGCACTCTTCAAAGAAAGCTGTCTTCTTTATCACCTTACACATCTTACGGAGCCGCAGTAACTGCAGTCAACGTCATGAATAATACAGAACTAAAATCCAAACAAAGTGAACTCGTGAATTTCACAACTGCAGATGAAAGTCAATTTTGTAGCATTTTGTGAGATGTATTTAGTgcaatgtttatgtgttgtaGAGCCTGCTGCTCCGTCAAAGTGTACTGTGAACAGACGAGAAGCAGACATTATATTTATGTCGTGGCAGCCTCCTGAACCAAATGATTACAAAGTTGTTTTCTATTACGtaaagctgtttgtttataaAAATTTTCTTAGTGATATGTTTACATAAATATTATTGTATAAACTTGCTTCAGGTCAACTGCACAACTACAAGAGAGTCAAGAACATTCTCAAATACAGTCTATAGTTACAATACCAGCATCAGCAACTTATCGCCCTTAACAACGTACAACATCACAGTGACTGCCGttgtaaacaacacacaacttTTGGAAGGATTTCCTTGCCATTTGAAAACTCAGACTATTATTGAAGGTAAGTGCATGGAACATTTATAGACATTGATCTTTGTATGTTAGTGCTAACAGTTTCAGAAATACCGCTCCTGCATTATTCTTCACCAGCCACTACCATTGATAAGGCAGGTTAGATTAAGTCTAGTCATTACAAGTTATTTTAAAATAACGTTGATTGTTCTGACAGATTTGGCTACAGCTCGTTCTTCTTCCGATATACCCAAGCCTACAAACATTCTTTCTCGTTCGGCTAACATTCGATTGAATCTTCCAACAAAACCCAATGGCGATACCCAATATTACGTATTGTCACTTTATGAAAAGCTAGATATCAGTACCTCAGATGAGAAACCGTGGAAGTTTAACAAAGAAATTCGTGCCAACGGCAGCACACGTCAGATAAAGCTCACGGGTCTGTCGCCATACACTTGGTATAATGTTTCAGTTAGAGCGGTCACAGTGTTCAAAGGATCGAGTCGAAAAATCCAGGAGACTATTACCGTGAAATTTCGAACGAGTGACGAAGGTATGTAGGTATATGTTCCGACCCATAGACTGGAATGCCAACCATTCGCGAATGGGTGGACCATTATGGGAATTTGGGATAACCATTAGTGAATGGTTTGAATCATTCGCGAATGGGTACCGAATGGTTTGCAAATAGTTAACCCGCATATCCAACTTGCCGTACTGTAAATAACCAAATCGGGAATGGTTCGGATTGTGCATGTACGGGTCGaaacacatacaaatatacagtTTTCTGTAAATATAtgattttcttttcttgtttaGCACCTACGGCTCCATTTAATTGTGAGATTAAGAAAAGAAACAGCACCTCTATTCGTGTGTCGTGGAACACTCCTTATCCGTTTGACTACAAAGTAGAATTTTACAAAGTAAAGGTACAGTATACGTTCAACATTTTACGCAATATTTGCATGGTCAACTGATTAAATTGTGTCAGGTCAACTATGCATCGAACAAAGACGTAACAGCTAAGTTGCTCACAGTGTACGATCAGTCCGTTCAACTAAGGAAATTGCGTCCCTATACGATTTATGATATAACCGTCGTTGCTGTCACAAACAATACAAGAGTGCTTGAAGGGCCGCCTTGCTACTTACAAACACGGACTACTTTGCCAGGTACTAGTATACAGAACTCGTATAGAGACTCTACGTTTGATTGGCGTGTTTGTTTATATCTGCATGGTTTTTCTGttcatgcgcgcgcgcgcacacacacacacacacacacacacacacacacacacacacacacacacacacacacacacacacacacacacacacacacacacacacacacacacacacacacacacacacacacacacacacacacacaaacacacacacacacacacaaacaaacaaacacacagacagccgACTTGTATTTGCCTTGCATATGGTCGTGCACACAATTTCTTTGACGTATTCTTTGTCTGCTATAATTACCAACTGTTCGATTTAGTACCAGACACTCCTTCCAACTGTACAGCTACGAAAACTAATTTAACTTCTCTTCTTGTGAAATGGAATCCTTATTCTTCAAGAGACGAAGCCATTGCATTCTATCAAGTAATTTGTATATTACAATTTGTTGGAAAAGAAAACTTTCAATGTATGTTGTGTGCTTAGTTGATATTTCAGTCTCAATTCGAGACGAAAATTGTCAAGACCATACAGACGAGACTTCAAGAGACGAATCTTACACCTGCTACCATCTACAACATCACAATTAGTGCATTTACAAACAACACGAAACTATTG from Corticium candelabrum chromosome 10, ooCorCand1.1, whole genome shotgun sequence harbors:
- the LOC134185302 gene encoding phosphatidylinositol phosphatase PTPRQ-like, giving the protein LAYSVVIKWQRPLVPNGPISYYTVCYKINMVSSKQTCRRTTTTESWLTNLKPFSHYLIIVKAVNVEKPNILESKWSTQIQFRTLSSIPSQPRQLTVTDKQIQSVRLKWQKPSNPNGRIAKYEIIVVQGGGIDASNYDSKMVVVNKTVSGSISAYTVTGLTELTRYSVWIVAVNIRRTDKAKLTSRPSQVITFDTKGGG